Proteins encoded by one window of Papio anubis isolate 15944 chromosome 7, Panubis1.0, whole genome shotgun sequence:
- the LACTB gene encoding serine beta-lactamase-like protein LACTB, mitochondrial isoform X2 codes for MYRLLSAVTVRAAAPGGLASSCGRRGVHQRAGLPPLGHGWVGGLGLGLGLALGVKLAGGLRGAAPAQSPAAPDPEASPLAEPPQAQSLSPWSPQTPAPPHSRGFARAIESSRDLLHRIKDEVGAPGIVVGVSVDGKEVWSEGLGYADVENRVPCKPETVMRIASISKSLTMVALAKLWEAGKLDLDIPVQHYVPEFPEKEYEGEKVSVTTRLLISHLSGIRHYEKDIKKVKEEKAYKALKMMKETVAFEQEKEGKSNEKNDFTKFKTEQENEAKSRNSKPGKKKNDFEQGELYLREKFENSIESLRLFKNDPLFFKPVSFCIQLLAIPYWQP; via the exons ATGTACCGGCTCCTGTCAGCAGTGACTGTCCGGGCTGCCGCCCCCGGGGGCTTGGCCTCGAGCTGCGGACGACGCGGGGTCCATCAGCGCGCCGGGCTGCCGCCGCTCGGCCACGGCTGGGTCGGGGGCCtcgggctggggctggggctggcgcTCGGGGTGAAGCTGGCGGGTGGGCTGAGGGGCGCGGCCCCGGCGCAGTCCCCCGCGGCCCCCGACCCTGAGGCGTCGCCTCTGGCCGAGCCGCCACAGGCGCAGTCCCTCTCCCCGTGGTCTCCGCAGACCCCAGCGCCGCCCCACTCCAGGGGCTTCGCCAGAGCCATCGAGAGCAGCCGCGACCTGCTGCACAGGATCAAG GATGAGGTGGGAGCACCGGGCATAGTGGTTGGAGTTTCTGTAGATGGAAAAGAAGTCTGGTCAGAAG GTTTAGGTTATGCTGATGTTGAGAACCGTGTACCATGTAAGCCAGAGACAGTTATGCGAATTGCCAGCATCAGCAAAAGTCTCACCATGGTTGCTCTTGCCAAATTGTGGGAAGCAGGGAAACTGGATCTTGATATTCCAGTACAACATTATGTTCCCGAATTCCCAGAAAAAGAATATGAAGGTGAAAAG GTTTCTGTCACAACAAGATTACTGATTTCCCATTTAAGTGGAATTCGTCATTATGAAAAGGACATAAAAAAGGTGAAAGAAGAGAAAGCTTATAAAGCCTTGAAGATGATGAAAGAGACTGTTGCATTTgagcaagaaaaagaaggcaaaagtAATGAAAAGAATGATTTTACTAAATTTAAAACAGAGCAGGAGAATGAAGCCAAAAGCCGGAATTCAAAACCtggcaagaaaaagaatgattttgAACAAGGCGAATTATATTTGagagaaaagtttgaaaattcaATTGAATCcctaagattatttaaaaatgatccTTTGTTCTTTAAGCCTG TCAGTTTTTGTATTCAACTTTTGGCTATACCCTACTGGCAGCCATAG
- the LACTB gene encoding serine beta-lactamase-like protein LACTB, mitochondrial isoform X1, with protein sequence MYRLLSAVTVRAAAPGGLASSCGRRGVHQRAGLPPLGHGWVGGLGLGLGLALGVKLAGGLRGAAPAQSPAAPDPEASPLAEPPQAQSLSPWSPQTPAPPHSRGFARAIESSRDLLHRIKDEVGAPGIVVGVSVDGKEVWSEGLGYADVENRVPCKPETVMRIASISKSLTMVALAKLWEAGKLDLDIPVQHYVPEFPEKEYEGEKVSVTTRLLISHLSGIRHYEKDIKKVKEEKAYKALKMMKETVAFEQEKEGKSNEKNDFTKFKTEQENEAKSRNSKPGKKKNDFEQGELYLREKFENSIESLRLFKNDPLFFKPGSQFLYSTFGYTLLAAIVERASGYKYLDYMQKIFQDLDMLTTVQEENEPVIYNRARFYVYNKKKRLVNTPYVDNSYKWAGGGFLSTVGDLLKFGNAMLYGYQVGLFKNSNENLLPGYLKPETMVMMWTPVPNTEMSWDKEGKYAMAWGVVEKKQTYGSCRKQRHYASHTGGAVGASSVLLVLPEELDTETINNKVPPRGIIVSIICNMQSVGLNSTALKIALEFDKDRSD encoded by the exons ATGTACCGGCTCCTGTCAGCAGTGACTGTCCGGGCTGCCGCCCCCGGGGGCTTGGCCTCGAGCTGCGGACGACGCGGGGTCCATCAGCGCGCCGGGCTGCCGCCGCTCGGCCACGGCTGGGTCGGGGGCCtcgggctggggctggggctggcgcTCGGGGTGAAGCTGGCGGGTGGGCTGAGGGGCGCGGCCCCGGCGCAGTCCCCCGCGGCCCCCGACCCTGAGGCGTCGCCTCTGGCCGAGCCGCCACAGGCGCAGTCCCTCTCCCCGTGGTCTCCGCAGACCCCAGCGCCGCCCCACTCCAGGGGCTTCGCCAGAGCCATCGAGAGCAGCCGCGACCTGCTGCACAGGATCAAG GATGAGGTGGGAGCACCGGGCATAGTGGTTGGAGTTTCTGTAGATGGAAAAGAAGTCTGGTCAGAAG GTTTAGGTTATGCTGATGTTGAGAACCGTGTACCATGTAAGCCAGAGACAGTTATGCGAATTGCCAGCATCAGCAAAAGTCTCACCATGGTTGCTCTTGCCAAATTGTGGGAAGCAGGGAAACTGGATCTTGATATTCCAGTACAACATTATGTTCCCGAATTCCCAGAAAAAGAATATGAAGGTGAAAAG GTTTCTGTCACAACAAGATTACTGATTTCCCATTTAAGTGGAATTCGTCATTATGAAAAGGACATAAAAAAGGTGAAAGAAGAGAAAGCTTATAAAGCCTTGAAGATGATGAAAGAGACTGTTGCATTTgagcaagaaaaagaaggcaaaagtAATGAAAAGAATGATTTTACTAAATTTAAAACAGAGCAGGAGAATGAAGCCAAAAGCCGGAATTCAAAACCtggcaagaaaaagaatgattttgAACAAGGCGAATTATATTTGagagaaaagtttgaaaattcaATTGAATCcctaagattatttaaaaatgatccTTTGTTCTTTAAGCCTG GTAGTCAGTTTTTGTATTCAACTTTTGGCTATACCCTACTGGCAGCCATAGTAGAGAGAGCTTCAGGCTATAAATATTTGGACTATATGCAGAAAATATTCCAAGACTTGGATATGCTGACAACTGTGCAGGAAGAAAATGAGCCAGTGATTTACAATAGAGCAAG attttatgtttacaataaaaagaaacGTCTTGTCAACACACCTTACGTGGATAACTCCTATAAATGGGCTGGTGGTGGATTTCTGTCTACAGTGGGTGACCTTCTGAAATTTGGGAATGCAATGCTTTATGGTTACCAAGTCGGGCTGTTTAAGAACTCAAATGAAAATCTTTTACCTGGATACCTCAAACCAGAAACAATGGTTATGATGTGGACCCCAGTCCCTAACACAGAGATGTCTTGGGATAAAGAGGGTAAATATGCAATGGCGTGGGGTGTGGTGGAAAAGAAGCAAACGTATGGTTCTTGTAGAAAGCAACGACATTATGCTTCACATACTGGAGGGGCTGTGGGTGCTAGTAGTGTCCTACTGGTCCTTCCTGAAGAACTGGATACAGAGACTATAAATAACAAGGTTCCCCCAAGAGGAATCATAGTTTCTATCATATGTAACATGCAGTCTGTTGGCCTCAATAGCACCGCTTTGAAGATTGCCCTTGAATTTGATAAAGACAGATCAGACTGA